The Pontibacter pudoricolor genome contains a region encoding:
- the lptB gene encoding LPS export ABC transporter ATP-binding protein — MILRAEHLFKKYKSRHVVNDVSVEVNQGEIVGLLGPNGAGKTTSFYMIVGLVKPNSGRIFLDTEDITDLPMYKRAKRGVGYLAQEASVFRQLTVEENILAVLEMTDKTKEEQRQKVEELLEEFSLTHVRKNKGVVLSGGERRRTEIARALAVDPSFVLLDEPFAGVDPIAVEEIQSIVAKLKSKNIGILITDHNVNETLSITDRAYLLFEGKILKSGTAEELAADEQVRRVYLGKHFELKRKV; from the coding sequence ATGATACTCAGAGCTGAACACTTATTTAAAAAATATAAATCGCGCCATGTTGTAAACGATGTGAGCGTAGAAGTGAACCAGGGTGAGATTGTAGGATTACTGGGCCCGAACGGAGCTGGTAAAACTACATCCTTTTATATGATCGTTGGGTTGGTGAAGCCTAATTCGGGCAGGATTTTCCTGGATACAGAAGATATTACAGACCTGCCCATGTACAAGCGCGCCAAGCGTGGTGTTGGTTACCTGGCCCAGGAAGCATCTGTTTTCCGGCAGTTAACCGTGGAGGAGAACATACTCGCTGTGCTGGAAATGACAGATAAGACCAAAGAAGAGCAGCGCCAGAAAGTTGAAGAACTGCTGGAGGAATTCTCGCTGACGCATGTGCGTAAGAATAAGGGAGTTGTATTATCCGGTGGTGAGCGCCGCCGCACCGAAATTGCCCGAGCCCTTGCCGTTGACCCTAGCTTTGTGTTGCTGGATGAGCCTTTTGCCGGCGTAGACCCTATTGCCGTAGAAGAGATACAAAGTATAGTTGCCAAGCTTAAGAGCAAAAACATCGGTATCCTTATAACTGACCACAACGTAAACGAGACCCTCTCAATTACCGACCGCGCTTATCTGCTGTTCGAAGGAAAGATCCTGAAGTCAGGAACAGCCGAAGAACTGGCCGCTGACGAACAGGTACGCCGTGTATACTTAGGTAAGCACTTTGAGTTGAAACGTAAGGTATAA
- a CDS encoding TIGR00266 family protein: MRNSHEIDYKIFGNDIQVLEIELDPQETVIAEAGAMVYMEEGIDFQTKMGDGSNPSQGFLGKLVSAGSRLITGESLFMTHFTHMGHGKSRVAFSAPYPGTILPVDLTTVRNRTLITQKDAFLAAALGTKLSIHFNQRLGAGFFGGEGFILQKMQGDGMAFIHAGGTIVEKQLNNETLRVDTGCVVAFEEGIDFSVQRAGGLKSMIFGGEGLFLATLRGTGRVWLQSMPVKKLIQALMPQGENAKKEGSILSSFLE; the protein is encoded by the coding sequence ATGAGAAACTCACATGAAATTGACTACAAGATTTTTGGCAACGACATACAAGTGCTGGAGATTGAGCTCGACCCGCAGGAAACGGTAATTGCTGAAGCCGGCGCAATGGTGTACATGGAAGAAGGCATTGATTTCCAGACCAAAATGGGCGACGGCTCTAACCCCAGCCAGGGCTTTTTAGGAAAGCTGGTATCGGCAGGTAGCCGCCTTATTACCGGCGAGTCATTGTTTATGACGCACTTTACCCACATGGGGCATGGCAAAAGCCGTGTTGCATTCTCTGCCCCTTACCCAGGCACTATATTGCCAGTAGATCTAACAACGGTACGCAACCGCACGCTCATCACACAAAAAGATGCTTTCCTGGCAGCTGCGTTGGGCACTAAGCTCAGCATCCACTTTAACCAGCGTTTAGGAGCTGGCTTTTTCGGTGGCGAAGGCTTTATACTGCAGAAGATGCAAGGCGATGGCATGGCCTTTATACACGCCGGCGGAACTATAGTTGAGAAACAGCTGAACAACGAAACCCTGAGAGTAGATACAGGCTGTGTAGTTGCTTTCGAAGAAGGGATAGATTTTAGCGTGCAGCGTGCCGGCGGCTTAAAGTCGATGATCTTTGGTGGCGAAGGTTTGTTTTTGGCTACCCTGCGTGGTACTGGCCGCGTTTGGCTACAATCTATGCCTGTTAAGAAACTGATTCAGGCACTGATGCCACAAGGCGAAAACGCTAAAAAAGAAGGCAGCATTTTGAGTAGCTTCCTGGAGTAG
- a CDS encoding glycoside hydrolase family 25 protein has product MTLSLLLSLSKHFALTGLLWYSSITGFNTVSAENMVTETIDNSGETKSSTSSSLKGIDVSRWQKEVDWMQVKDAGVTFAFVKATQGDFRLDPFFERNWEETKRYGIKRGAYHFYKPEAPVQDQIKLFTSTVTLAPGDLPPVLDIEVAKPGMTGEQLRADLKTWLEAVTQHYGVRPIIYTSQNYYRRWLKGHFTDYHFWIARYSDVKPEIHHTDSWMFWQFTDRGSVAGINAAVDINFFAGDMDKLTELCLPEFVTTTEQLSPIQQLKHKHPQP; this is encoded by the coding sequence ATGACGCTTTCTTTACTCCTATCTCTGAGCAAGCACTTTGCGCTAACCGGCCTGCTATGGTATAGTTCCATAACGGGTTTTAATACTGTTTCTGCTGAGAATATGGTTACGGAAACTATAGATAACAGCGGCGAGACCAAAAGCAGTACCAGTTCCTCGCTTAAAGGCATTGACGTATCGAGGTGGCAGAAAGAAGTGGATTGGATGCAGGTGAAAGATGCAGGCGTAACTTTTGCATTTGTAAAGGCAACACAAGGCGATTTCAGATTAGACCCATTTTTTGAACGCAACTGGGAAGAAACCAAACGCTACGGCATTAAGCGTGGCGCTTACCATTTCTATAAGCCAGAAGCTCCCGTTCAGGACCAGATAAAGCTTTTTACAAGCACTGTAACACTGGCTCCGGGCGATCTGCCTCCGGTGCTGGATATTGAAGTAGCAAAACCCGGTATGACTGGCGAACAGCTGCGTGCAGATTTAAAAACGTGGCTGGAAGCGGTAACACAGCACTATGGCGTAAGACCAATCATCTATACCAGCCAGAACTATTACCGCCGCTGGTTAAAAGGCCATTTTACTGACTATCATTTCTGGATTGCCCGCTACAGCGACGTAAAACCGGAGATTCACCATACCGATAGCTGGATGTTCTGGCAGTTTACTGACCGTGGCTCTGTTGCCGGCATTAACGCAGCTGTCGATATCAATTTCTTTGCCGGCGATATGGATAAGCTGACCGAGCTTTGCCTGCCTGAGTTTGTAACGACAACCGAGCAGTTGAGCCCGATACAACAATTAAAGCACAAGCATCCGCAGCCATAG
- a CDS encoding 3-hydroxyacyl-CoA dehydrogenase family protein, producing the protein MHILVLAGPQMAAEFRQKFPETSNGTQFTFLQSHSIIDEQLGPSDVVFDFLLHQEPERLSLYSPEQVVFCNAATIQLAALVKASGVKKPCTLIGFNGLPSLFNRPVLEVSLFDKSSESKLIEVCNELGAEYLIVADRTGMVTPRIICMIINEACYTLQEQTAGIEDIDLGMKLGTNYPKGPFEWANLIGIENVYNVLQAVYEDTKEERYKVCPLLKAKYLKGEKFEL; encoded by the coding sequence ATGCACATACTTGTTTTGGCTGGCCCCCAAATGGCCGCAGAGTTCAGACAAAAGTTTCCGGAAACAAGCAACGGCACGCAATTTACTTTCCTGCAAAGCCATAGCATTATCGACGAGCAGTTAGGCCCATCAGATGTTGTATTCGATTTCCTGCTGCACCAAGAGCCGGAACGCCTGAGCCTCTATTCGCCTGAGCAAGTAGTTTTCTGTAACGCTGCCACTATACAGCTGGCAGCACTCGTAAAAGCTTCCGGAGTAAAAAAGCCATGTACCTTAATTGGTTTCAATGGACTGCCGTCTCTTTTCAATCGCCCGGTGCTGGAAGTAAGTCTGTTCGATAAAAGTTCTGAATCTAAGCTGATAGAGGTTTGCAACGAGCTGGGTGCTGAGTATCTTATAGTTGCTGACCGCACAGGCATGGTTACGCCCCGCATTATTTGCATGATCATAAATGAGGCGTGCTATACTTTGCAGGAGCAAACAGCCGGGATAGAGGATATTGACCTGGGGATGAAACTGGGGACAAATTATCCGAAAGGGCCTTTTGAATGGGCTAATCTTATCGGGATAGAAAATGTGTATAACGTACTGCAGGCGGTTTACGAAGACACCAAAGAAGAACGCTATAAAGTTTGCCCGCTGCTGAAGGCAAAATACCTGAAAGGGGAGAAGTTTGAACTATAG
- a CDS encoding four helix bundle protein — protein MEEKKYLKLNDIEAYRISFALSNRIWDMVMNWSRFAQNTVGEQYVTAADSISANLAEGFGRYSKKDKIKFYRYAQGSMYESFDWTEKARVRNLITEEQYQLILAELRKLPKAINGLVKYTNNHLTI, from the coding sequence ATGGAAGAGAAAAAGTATCTGAAATTAAATGATATTGAAGCATACAGAATAAGCTTTGCTCTGAGTAATCGCATCTGGGATATGGTAATGAACTGGAGCCGTTTTGCTCAAAATACAGTAGGCGAGCAATATGTAACAGCGGCAGATAGCATCTCGGCTAATCTGGCTGAGGGCTTTGGGCGATATAGCAAAAAGGATAAGATTAAATTTTATCGTTATGCTCAAGGCTCAATGTACGAGTCGTTTGACTGGACAGAGAAAGCAAGAGTTCGCAATTTAATTACTGAGGAACAATATCAGCTTATACTTGCAGAGCTAAGAAAATTACCGAAAGCAATAAATGGGTTAGTGAAGTATACAAACAACCATTTAACAATTTAA
- the gltX gene encoding glutamate--tRNA ligase: protein MEREVRVRFAPSPTGPLHIGGVRTALYNYLLARKTGGKMILRIEDTDQNRFVPGAEDYIRQSLEWCGIELDESPWNGGPYAPYRQSERKPMYMQYAMQLIDAGHAYYAFDTAEELDAMRERLKAAKVATPQYNAITRATMRNSLTMPEDEVKKLLESGAPYVIRLKVPRKEEIRLKDMIRGWVMVHSSSIDDKVLMKSDGMPTYHLANIVDDHLMKITHVIRGEEWLPSAPLHVLLYRYLGWEATMPEFAHLPLLLKPDGNGKLSKRDGDKLGFPVFPLHWQDPFTGEISSGYREAGYLPDAFVNFLAFLGWNPGTQQEIFSMEELANEFSVERIGKSGTRFDIQKARWFNEQYLRAKPDSELAGFLLTALEEHNISCSQEKAEKVAGLMKERVSFPQDFWKEAAYFFVAPEEYNEKVASKKWNAQSVAVFEQFKNELPTIADYNADSVKELLTTILERNGMKIGQVMQALRLAVTGAEAGPDLMQIIEIIGREETITRIETAIAKLSQYATAE from the coding sequence ATGGAAAGAGAAGTTAGAGTACGCTTTGCCCCGAGCCCGACCGGGCCACTTCATATAGGCGGTGTTCGCACGGCCCTTTACAACTACCTGCTGGCCCGCAAAACCGGCGGCAAAATGATACTTAGGATAGAGGATACAGACCAGAACCGTTTTGTGCCTGGTGCTGAAGACTATATTCGTCAGTCGCTGGAGTGGTGTGGCATTGAGCTGGATGAAAGCCCATGGAACGGTGGCCCATATGCGCCTTACCGCCAGTCGGAGCGCAAGCCGATGTACATGCAGTATGCCATGCAGCTTATTGACGCCGGCCATGCCTACTATGCGTTTGATACCGCCGAAGAACTGGATGCAATGCGTGAGCGCCTGAAGGCTGCCAAAGTAGCGACGCCACAGTACAACGCCATTACCCGCGCAACTATGCGCAACTCGCTTACCATGCCCGAAGATGAAGTAAAAAAGCTTCTGGAGTCTGGTGCCCCATATGTGATCCGTTTAAAAGTACCGCGCAAAGAAGAGATCCGCTTAAAAGACATGATCCGTGGTTGGGTGATGGTACATTCTTCTTCTATTGATGATAAAGTATTGATGAAGTCGGATGGCATGCCAACGTACCATTTGGCTAACATTGTGGATGACCACCTGATGAAGATTACGCACGTAATTCGTGGAGAAGAGTGGTTGCCATCTGCGCCGCTGCACGTGCTGCTTTACCGCTACTTAGGTTGGGAGGCTACCATGCCTGAGTTTGCACACTTACCATTACTATTGAAGCCGGACGGAAACGGAAAACTGAGCAAGCGCGACGGCGATAAACTGGGCTTCCCGGTATTCCCGCTGCACTGGCAGGATCCGTTTACAGGCGAAATATCTTCTGGTTACCGCGAGGCTGGTTATTTGCCGGATGCTTTCGTTAACTTCCTGGCCTTCCTGGGCTGGAACCCGGGCACGCAGCAGGAGATCTTCTCGATGGAAGAGCTGGCAAACGAATTTTCAGTAGAGCGTATCGGTAAGTCAGGCACCCGTTTTGATATTCAGAAAGCCCGTTGGTTTAACGAGCAGTACCTGCGTGCCAAGCCTGACAGCGAATTAGCAGGTTTCCTGTTAACTGCTTTAGAAGAGCATAATATTTCCTGCAGCCAGGAGAAGGCAGAGAAAGTAGCCGGCCTGATGAAAGAGCGCGTAAGCTTCCCGCAGGATTTCTGGAAAGAAGCAGCTTATTTCTTTGTTGCCCCGGAAGAGTATAACGAGAAAGTTGCTTCTAAAAAGTGGAATGCCCAGTCGGTTGCTGTGTTTGAGCAGTTTAAGAACGAGTTGCCAACTATAGCAGACTATAACGCTGATTCAGTAAAAGAGCTGCTGACAACTATACTGGAGCGCAACGGCATGAAGATTGGCCAGGTAATGCAGGCCCTTCGCCTTGCCGTGACCGGTGCCGAAGCTGGTCCGGATCTGATGCAGATCATCGAGATAATTGGCCGCGAGGAAACGATAACCCGCATCGAAACGGCCATTGCAAAACTTAGCCAGTACGCTACTGCTGAGTAA
- a CDS encoding YihY/virulence factor BrkB family protein — translation MLRSRLLMIWLLLEETWLEFLDNNSFQKGAALAYYTIFALPPMLIIIISASGYFLEEQAVSGEIYYKIKELIGSEGAYAVQKMVESVNAFTNLNLAAIVGGVALFIAATGLFVSLQDSLNEIWYVKPKPKRGYLKLLLDRALSFGMILVITIILLLSLLANAVLVIIGDFLTARFSGWIVYVLHLANFMSSLVMMSFLFGCIYKFLPDAKIKWRDVWVGAIVTALLFSLFRGIIGFYLGKNEVGSVYGAAGSVVIILTWVFFTSQIIFFGAVFTFVYSRKYGHNIYPATYAVRVIRQEIEVGNSAVNAEPGKHEREVYGSEEEPILPPEETEREQGANI, via the coding sequence ATGTTACGCTCCCGACTTCTTATGATCTGGCTCCTGCTTGAGGAAACATGGCTGGAGTTTCTCGATAACAACTCTTTTCAGAAAGGAGCGGCGCTGGCTTACTATACCATTTTTGCCTTGCCGCCCATGCTTATCATTATTATCAGTGCCAGCGGCTATTTCCTGGAAGAGCAGGCCGTATCGGGGGAGATCTACTATAAAATTAAAGAACTGATCGGTTCGGAAGGAGCGTATGCGGTACAGAAGATGGTGGAAAGTGTAAATGCTTTCACTAACCTGAATTTAGCAGCTATAGTTGGCGGCGTGGCTTTATTTATCGCGGCAACCGGGCTATTTGTTTCGCTGCAGGATTCCCTGAACGAGATATGGTATGTAAAGCCCAAGCCCAAACGCGGCTACCTGAAACTCTTGCTCGATCGCGCCCTGTCCTTCGGGATGATCCTGGTTATTACGATTATACTTTTGTTATCGCTGCTGGCTAATGCTGTTCTGGTTATTATCGGCGACTTCCTGACGGCACGTTTTTCCGGCTGGATCGTGTATGTGCTGCACTTGGCAAATTTTATGTCGAGTTTGGTGATGATGTCTTTTCTGTTTGGCTGTATTTATAAGTTTCTGCCGGATGCCAAAATAAAATGGCGCGATGTGTGGGTGGGAGCTATAGTTACAGCGCTGCTTTTCTCGCTTTTCAGGGGAATTATCGGGTTTTACCTGGGCAAAAACGAGGTGGGTTCGGTTTATGGGGCGGCCGGGTCAGTTGTGATTATTTTAACGTGGGTTTTCTTTACTTCCCAGATCATTTTTTTCGGGGCTGTATTTACGTTTGTGTACTCCCGCAAGTATGGCCATAACATTTACCCGGCTACCTATGCGGTACGCGTTATAAGGCAGGAAATTGAAGTTGGCAACTCAGCGGTAAACGCAGAACCCGGCAAACACGAACGGGAAGTATACGGAAGCGAAGAAGAGCCTATATTGCCACCAGAAGAAACCGAGAGAGAACAGGGAGCCAATATTTAG
- a CDS encoding GH3 auxin-responsive promoter family protein, whose protein sequence is MKKRIHDIDLFRKYPHEVQNELFQNLISTAKGTEWGKKYGYADGFSVREFQERVPVTTYEELYPYIERVMMGEQNLLWPSKIEWFAKSSGTTNARSKFIPVSPESLEDCHYKGGKDMLSIYVNLYPETKLFTGKGLSIGGSHRPSELNAKVSCGDVSAVIMQNLPIWAEAMRTPPLKVALMDKWEEKIEKMVELTVQENVTSMSGVPTWTYVLLKRILEFTGKNNILEVWPNLELFTHGAVAFGPYRQLFKEIIPSEKMNYLEVYNASEGFFGIQDQAGTEDEMLLMLDYGVYYEFIPMDQFDEENPKTLTLDQVELGKNYAIVISTNAGLWRYKIGDTIRFTSLSPYRIKISGRTKHFINAFGEEVIVENAEAAITKACEATGAIITNFTAAPIFMESGKRGGHEWLIEFEKQPDNLKQFTYLLDETLREVNSDYDAKRQNDIALQGPIVHPAPQGTFMNWLREKGKLGGQNKVPRLSNSREYLEEIMQVNGLNRD, encoded by the coding sequence ATGAAGAAGCGGATCCATGACATAGATCTGTTTCGGAAGTATCCGCATGAGGTACAGAACGAGCTCTTTCAGAACCTGATCAGTACTGCAAAAGGTACGGAATGGGGTAAGAAGTATGGTTACGCTGATGGGTTCTCAGTTCGGGAGTTTCAGGAACGGGTGCCGGTTACAACCTATGAGGAACTGTACCCATACATTGAGCGCGTTATGATGGGTGAGCAGAACCTGTTATGGCCCAGTAAGATCGAATGGTTTGCAAAGTCATCAGGTACTACCAATGCCCGCAGCAAGTTTATTCCTGTCAGCCCGGAGTCGCTGGAAGACTGCCACTACAAAGGCGGCAAGGACATGCTTTCCATTTACGTTAACTTATACCCCGAAACCAAACTGTTTACCGGCAAAGGCCTGAGTATAGGAGGGAGCCACCGCCCAAGCGAGCTGAATGCAAAAGTATCGTGCGGCGACGTATCGGCGGTAATTATGCAGAACCTGCCGATCTGGGCGGAAGCCATGCGCACACCCCCGCTTAAAGTTGCTTTGATGGACAAGTGGGAGGAGAAGATTGAGAAAATGGTAGAGCTGACCGTGCAGGAAAATGTAACCAGCATGAGCGGCGTGCCTACCTGGACCTATGTACTTCTAAAACGCATTCTGGAATTTACCGGAAAGAACAATATCCTGGAAGTATGGCCAAACCTGGAGCTCTTTACGCATGGCGCTGTTGCTTTCGGACCTTATCGTCAGTTATTCAAAGAGATCATTCCGTCTGAAAAAATGAATTACCTGGAAGTATACAATGCTTCTGAAGGGTTTTTCGGGATACAGGACCAGGCCGGAACAGAAGACGAAATGCTGCTGATGCTGGACTATGGTGTATACTATGAGTTTATACCCATGGACCAGTTTGACGAAGAGAATCCTAAAACACTGACGCTGGACCAGGTTGAGCTCGGAAAGAACTACGCTATAGTTATCTCCACTAATGCCGGTTTGTGGCGCTATAAGATCGGTGATACCATCCGTTTTACTAGCCTCAGTCCATACCGCATTAAAATATCAGGCCGTACCAAGCACTTTATAAATGCCTTCGGCGAAGAAGTTATAGTTGAGAACGCTGAAGCCGCCATTACCAAAGCCTGCGAAGCAACTGGAGCCATCATCACCAACTTTACGGCTGCGCCTATCTTTATGGAAAGCGGCAAGCGTGGTGGCCACGAATGGCTGATAGAATTTGAGAAGCAACCGGATAACCTGAAGCAATTCACTTACCTCCTCGACGAAACGCTTCGAGAAGTTAACTCCGATTACGACGCCAAGCGTCAGAACGACATTGCCCTGCAAGGCCCGATTGTACACCCTGCACCGCAAGGCACTTTCATGAACTGGCTCCGGGAGAAAGGCAAACTGGGAGGGCAAAACAAAGTGCCACGCCTCAGCAACTCCCGCGAATACCTGGAAGAGATCATGCAGGTAAACGGGCTGAACCGGGATTAA
- a CDS encoding RidA family protein, with product MAHTIVNSQNAPAPIGPYSQATMANGVLYVSGQIPLNQQTGELVTGSIEDETHMVMKNLQFILNEAGMDFSNVVKCSIFVKDLNNFGKINETYGSYFTSNPPARETVEVSRLPKDVNVEISCIAVK from the coding sequence ATGGCACATACTATCGTTAACTCACAGAATGCCCCGGCCCCAATAGGGCCTTACAGCCAGGCAACTATGGCCAACGGCGTACTTTATGTTTCGGGTCAGATACCGCTTAACCAGCAAACCGGTGAACTGGTAACCGGCAGCATCGAAGACGAAACGCACATGGTGATGAAGAACCTGCAGTTCATCCTGAACGAAGCGGGTATGGACTTCAGTAACGTTGTGAAATGCAGCATTTTTGTAAAGGACCTGAACAACTTCGGAAAGATAAACGAAACCTACGGCAGCTACTTTACCAGCAACCCACCCGCCCGAGAAACTGTAGAAGTTAGCCGCCTGCCAAAAGATGTGAATGTAGAGATTTCTTGTATTGCGGTGAAATAG